A DNA window from Deltaproteobacteria bacterium contains the following coding sequences:
- a CDS encoding tRNA pseudouridine(65) synthase TruC — protein MDSESEVQPYVIQNLQVLFQNEEFVVINKPPGMHVHQPEMARRRVAREITVLWTLRRQIEKFLYPVHRLDVATEGVLVMAFQSETAKQLQAELQAGRVRKVYHAICRGWTKDAGRIEIPLERDSNGTLADAVTEYRTLEKIECPFQIGKRYSSARYSLVEARPLTGRWHQIRRHLARETHPIIGDREHGDSHHSKYFREQLGLRGLWLRASLLEFEHKGHKFSFEAPLTERWLTAGRQLKFSDQIIQAMGGLSGK, from the coding sequence ATGGATTCGGAATCTGAAGTTCAGCCGTATGTGATTCAAAATCTTCAAGTTCTTTTCCAAAACGAAGAATTCGTCGTTATCAATAAGCCTCCCGGTATGCACGTGCATCAGCCGGAAATGGCTCGGCGCCGTGTGGCGCGTGAAATAACGGTTCTCTGGACATTGCGCCGACAAATCGAAAAATTTTTGTATCCGGTTCATCGCTTAGATGTCGCAACTGAAGGCGTCTTGGTAATGGCCTTTCAAAGTGAAACTGCCAAGCAGCTTCAGGCGGAGCTGCAAGCTGGGCGTGTTCGAAAAGTTTATCACGCGATCTGTCGAGGATGGACGAAAGATGCGGGACGCATCGAAATTCCGCTCGAGCGTGACTCGAACGGCACGTTGGCGGATGCAGTAACAGAATACCGAACGCTCGAAAAAATCGAATGTCCGTTTCAAATCGGAAAACGATATTCCTCAGCACGATATTCCCTCGTAGAGGCGCGCCCTTTAACAGGCAGGTGGCATCAAATTCGTCGACACCTTGCTCGCGAAACTCACCCCATAATCGGAGATCGCGAACACGGAGACTCGCATCACAGCAAGTATTTTCGCGAACAATTGGGGCTTCGTGGACTTTGGTTGCGGGCTTCGCTACTAGAGTTTGAACACAAGGGTCACAAGTTTTCATTTGAAGCGCCTTTGACCGAGAGATGGCTCACCGCGGGTAGACAGTTAAAGTTCTCCGATCAGATAATTCAGGCGATGGGAGGTTTGAGTGGAAAATGA
- a CDS encoding YdiU family protein, with translation MSFKARLDYSLLPEGFSDPVSPAEFPLRELRFWNDVWAKRIGLGDLSIAEQEMYFAKFKALPGCQPKPLAMRYHGHQFRHYNPQLGDGRGFLYAQLEDPVDQRLLDFGTKGSGKTPYSRGGDGCLTLKGAVREALATEMLEALGVATSKTFCFFETGEALHRGDEPSPTRSAVLTRLSHGHIRYGTFQRFAAMGEVENLRRLLQYSTKVYFPAINAQEDHELVLRFFEEVTIKAAELAASWMMAGFVHGVLNTDNMNITGESFDYGPWRFLPFYDASFTAAYFDHEGLYCYGRQAEAVYWNLDQLARALFALAPESQESRWQSDLVRVLEIYPAVYRRNLNTKYFDRLGLNPSGSEFAQEELLTLGTECLKESKVPFESFFFDFYTGRLRNTEAAAKYSGPESLKFIRALKNGTWTANEAAKNRIAATGKGNEYFDRQVPEMMLIDEVETIWSAIDERDDWSLFIDKIARVRERGKIYGFGI, from the coding sequence ATGTCGTTTAAAGCGCGTCTCGATTATTCTCTTTTGCCTGAAGGATTTTCCGATCCGGTTTCTCCTGCTGAATTTCCGTTGCGCGAGCTTCGCTTTTGGAATGACGTTTGGGCGAAAAGAATTGGGCTCGGGGATTTGTCGATCGCTGAGCAAGAAATGTATTTTGCTAAGTTCAAAGCACTTCCTGGTTGTCAGCCGAAACCGCTAGCGATGCGGTACCATGGGCATCAATTTCGGCATTATAATCCGCAATTGGGTGATGGCCGAGGGTTTCTGTACGCGCAATTAGAGGACCCTGTCGATCAGCGACTATTAGATTTTGGAACAAAGGGTAGCGGGAAAACTCCCTACTCGCGCGGGGGGGACGGCTGTTTGACCCTCAAGGGTGCGGTTCGCGAAGCGCTAGCGACGGAAATGCTCGAGGCGTTAGGTGTTGCGACGTCAAAGACTTTCTGCTTTTTCGAAACTGGCGAAGCACTTCATCGTGGAGATGAACCTTCGCCCACGCGATCAGCCGTGCTTACTCGGCTGTCGCATGGGCACATCCGGTACGGAACCTTTCAGCGGTTTGCGGCAATGGGTGAGGTTGAAAATCTAAGGAGGCTACTTCAGTACTCTACGAAAGTTTACTTTCCGGCGATCAACGCGCAGGAAGACCACGAGTTAGTTTTGCGCTTTTTCGAAGAAGTCACAATCAAAGCTGCGGAACTTGCGGCCAGTTGGATGATGGCTGGATTTGTTCACGGGGTCTTAAACACCGATAACATGAATATCACGGGCGAGAGTTTTGATTATGGTCCGTGGAGATTTCTACCGTTCTACGATGCCAGTTTTACGGCTGCGTACTTTGATCATGAGGGTCTCTACTGCTACGGTCGGCAAGCCGAAGCTGTTTACTGGAATCTCGATCAACTGGCGCGGGCGTTGTTCGCATTGGCACCTGAGAGTCAAGAATCTCGTTGGCAGAGCGATCTCGTCAGAGTTCTTGAAATATATCCGGCAGTGTATCGCCGAAACTTGAACACGAAATATTTTGATCGCCTTGGGCTGAACCCTTCTGGTTCTGAATTCGCACAAGAAGAGTTGCTGACTTTAGGTACCGAGTGCTTGAAGGAGTCAAAGGTGCCTTTTGAAAGTTTCTTTTTCGATTTCTATACGGGGAGATTGAGAAACACCGAGGCCGCCGCGAAATACAGTGGCCCCGAGTCACTTAAATTCATACGGGCACTCAAAAACGGAACTTGGACTGCGAATGAAGCGGCGAAAAATCGAATAGCTGCGACCGGAAAAGGTAATGAGTACTTTGATCGACAGGTGCCAGAGATGATGTTGATCGATGAGGTTGAAACGATTTGGTCAGCCATCGACGAACGTGATGATTGGTCTTTGTTCATAGATAAAATCGCTCGAGTTCGGGAGCGCGGAAAGATTTATGGATTCGGAATCTGA